A window of the Pseudomonas sp. B21_DOA genome harbors these coding sequences:
- the nuoM gene encoding NADH-quinone oxidoreductase subunit M, with translation MILPWLILIPFIGGLLCWMGERFGATLPRWIALLTMTLELALGLWLWAHGDYSFAPAPGADPTWALEFKHVWIQRFGINVHLALDGLSLLMILLTGLLGILSVLCSWKEIQRHVGFFHLNLMWILGGVVGVFLALDLFMFFFFWEMMLVPMYFLIALWGHSSSDGKKTRIYAATKFFIFTQASGLIMLVAILGLVLVNFNNTGVITFNYADLLKTKMSMTTEYILMLGFFIAFAVKLPVVPFHSWLPDAHAQAPTAGSVDLAGILLKTAAYGLLRFALPLFPNASAEFAPIAMTLGLIGIFYGAFLAFAQTDIKRLIAFSSVSHMGFVLIGIYSGSQLALQGAVIQMLAHGLSAAALFILSGQLYERLHTRDMREMGGLWSRIAYLPAISLFFAAASLGLPGTGNFVGEFLILIGSFASAPWVTAIATSGLVFGSVYSLIMIHRAYFGPSKSDAVLHGMDARELIMVLGLAVLLIYLGVYPQPFLDTSAATMHGVQQWLGTAFSQLASAR, from the coding sequence ATGATTCTGCCTTGGCTAATCCTGATCCCCTTCATCGGCGGCCTGCTGTGCTGGATGGGTGAGCGCTTCGGCGCTACCCTCCCGCGCTGGATTGCGCTGTTGACCATGACCCTGGAACTCGCGCTCGGCCTCTGGCTGTGGGCCCACGGTGACTATTCATTCGCACCGGCGCCGGGCGCCGATCCGACCTGGGCGCTTGAGTTCAAGCATGTCTGGATCCAGCGTTTCGGCATCAACGTGCACCTGGCCCTCGACGGCCTGTCGCTGTTGATGATCCTGCTGACCGGCCTGCTGGGTATCCTCTCGGTACTCTGCTCGTGGAAAGAAATCCAACGTCACGTTGGCTTCTTCCATCTGAACCTGATGTGGATCCTGGGCGGTGTGGTCGGCGTGTTCCTCGCCCTCGACCTGTTCATGTTCTTCTTCTTCTGGGAAATGATGCTGGTGCCGATGTACTTCCTCATCGCGCTCTGGGGTCACAGTTCTTCGGACGGCAAGAAAACCCGGATCTACGCAGCGACCAAGTTCTTCATCTTCACTCAGGCGTCCGGCCTGATCATGCTGGTGGCGATCCTCGGTCTGGTGCTGGTCAACTTCAACAACACCGGCGTGATCACCTTCAACTACGCCGACCTGTTGAAAACCAAGATGTCGATGACCACCGAGTACATTCTGATGCTCGGCTTCTTCATCGCTTTCGCGGTCAAGCTGCCCGTCGTACCGTTCCACTCCTGGCTGCCTGATGCTCACGCCCAGGCACCGACTGCCGGTTCCGTCGACCTCGCCGGTATCCTGCTGAAAACCGCGGCCTACGGTCTGCTGCGTTTCGCCCTGCCGCTGTTCCCGAACGCTTCGGCGGAGTTCGCGCCGATCGCCATGACCCTCGGTCTGATCGGGATCTTCTACGGCGCGTTCCTGGCGTTCGCACAAACCGACATCAAGCGTCTGATTGCCTTCTCTTCCGTTTCCCACATGGGCTTCGTGTTGATCGGCATCTACTCCGGCAGCCAACTGGCGCTGCAAGGTGCAGTGATCCAGATGCTGGCGCACGGTCTGTCGGCAGCGGCGCTGTTTATCCTCAGCGGTCAGTTGTACGAGCGTCTGCATACGCGTGACATGCGTGAGATGGGCGGTCTGTGGTCGCGTATCGCTTACCTGCCGGCCATCAGCCTGTTCTTCGCTGCGGCGTCGCTGGGCTTGCCGGGCACCGGTAACTTTGTCGGCGAATTCCTGATCCTGATCGGCTCCTTCGCCAGCGCTCCATGGGTCACGGCGATTGCCACTTCCGGTCTGGTGTTCGGTTCGGTCTACTCGCTGATCATGATCCACCGTGCCTACTTCGGCCCGTCGAAATCCGACGCGGTGCTGCACGGCATGGACGCGCGCGAACTGATCATGGTGCTCGGTCTGGCGGTATTGCTGATTTACCTCGGCGTCTACCCGCAACCGTTCCTCGACACCTCTGCCGCCACCATGCATGGCGTGCAGCAGTGGCTCGGCACCGCCTTCTCTCAACTCGCTTCGGCCCGGTAA
- a CDS encoding type II toxin-antitoxin system prevent-host-death family antitoxin, translating to MKRDIFCELMEGVDALAAQRQCNVAQLPYQRRSTDRTLGCTEPWRDFAALKYSGYIYPEYRGELMIIVPLAEAKNNLSKLVDDAAAGQVITIAKHGRAMARLVPIGRSRAQRIGAMKGKLVLPQDFDSPLSDEILDAFEGTQA from the coding sequence ATGAAACGAGATATCTTTTGTGAGTTGATGGAGGGTGTCGATGCTTTGGCTGCCCAGCGACAATGCAATGTTGCGCAACTGCCCTATCAGCGCAGGTCGACGGATAGGACGCTTGGCTGCACGGAGCCTTGGCGCGACTTTGCAGCGCTGAAATATTCTGGCTATATTTATCCAGAATACAGAGGTGAGCTGATGATCATCGTTCCGCTGGCTGAGGCCAAAAACAATTTATCGAAACTCGTCGATGATGCCGCTGCTGGCCAAGTCATCACGATTGCCAAGCATGGCCGGGCGATGGCTCGTCTTGTTCCGATAGGGAGATCCCGCGCACAGCGCATTGGCGCGATGAAGGGCAAACTCGTACTGCCCCAGGATTTCGACTCACCTCTTTCCGACGAAATATTGGATGCATTTGAAGGCACGCAGGCATGA